The region GCTCTGAACATGTCGGAATCGCCACCTCATCTCCGCACAGACCACCTGCTCATCCTTCCCTTCACCATCTCCCCACGACCTCCTCCTCCCAAACTTCTCCACAGCAACTTCCCTTANATCGCCACCTCATCTCCGCACAGACCACCTGCTCATCCTTCCCTTCACCATCTCCCCACGACCTCCTCCTCCCAAACTTCTCCACAGCAACTTCCCTTATTGATCACGGTGGAGATCTGAATTGATAGACTTAGCGTATGCCTGGTTGGCAGCCCACACACTACTCGCGCGCACAACTCGAAGAGCGCCGCCTGGCCGCTCTCGAATGGATTGAGCGCGGAACTCACCGGAACCAAAACATCGCAGATCACTTCGGTGTTTCCGTGCATACGGTCTACACCTGGAAAGCACGACTACG is a window of Deinococcus sp. Leaf326 DNA encoding:
- a CDS encoding helix-turn-helix domain-containing protein — its product is MPGWQPTHYSRAQLEERRLAALEWIERGTHRNQNIADHFGVSVHTVYTWKARLR